A genomic window from Populus alba chromosome 19, ASM523922v2, whole genome shotgun sequence includes:
- the LOC118035976 gene encoding probable LRR receptor-like serine/threonine-protein kinase IRK, giving the protein MLRAKELLSLLVFLVLAFQCVRSLNPSLNDDVLGLIVFKADLQDPMRKLSSWNQDDDTPCNWFGVKCNPRSNRVAELTLDGLSLSGRIGRGLLQLQFLHKLSLSRNNLTGSINPNLTRLEYLRIIDLSENSFSGTISEDFFKECAALRDLSLANNKFSGKIPGSLSSCASLASINLSSNQFTGSLPAGIWGLNGLRSLDLSGNLLDGEIPKGIEVLNNLRRINLSKNRFNGEVPSGIGSCSLLRSVDFSENMLSGHIPDTMQKLGLCDYLSLSSNMFAGEVPNWIGELNLLVTLDLSGNRFSGQVPISIGKLQLLKVLNLSANGLSGNLPESMANCGNLLALDFSQNLLSGDLPTWIFGSTLEKVLHLENKLSGKFSSAPKLQVLDLSHNDFSGKIASSIGVLSSLQFLNLSKNSISGPVPGTFGDLKELDILDLSDNKLNGSIPTEIGGAFALKELRLERNSLSGQIPDSIGNCSSLMTLILSQNNLAGTIPAAIAKLGNLKDVDLSLNSLTGSLPKQLANLPNLFSFNISHNNLQGELPAGVFFNTISPSSVSGNPSLCGAAVNKSCPAVLPKPIVLNPNSSSDSTPGSLPQNPGHKRIILSISALIAIGAAAVIVVGVIAITVLNLRVRSSTSRSAAALTLSAGDGFSDSPTTDANSGKLVMFTGKPDFSTGAHALLNKDCELGRGGFGAVYQTVLRDGHPVAIKKLTVSSLVKSQEDFEREVKKLGKIRHQNLVALEGYYWTQSLQLLIYEFVSGGSLYKHLHEGSGGHFLSWNERFNIILGTAKSLAHLHQSNIIHYNIKSSNVLLDSSGEPKVGDFGLARLLPMLDRYVLSSKIQSALGYMAPEFACRTVKITEKCDVYGFGVLVLEIVTGKRPVEYMEDDVVVLCDMVRGALEEGRVEECVDGRLMGNFPADEVVPVMKLGLICTLQVPSNRPDMGEVINILDLIRCPSEGQEDSG; this is encoded by the exons ATGTTAAGGGCAAAAGAGTTGCTAAGCTTGTTAGTGTTCTTGGTTTTAGCTTTTCAATGTGTGAGATCCCTTAATCCATCATTAAATGATGATGTTTTGGGTCTAATTGTGTTTAAAGCAGACCTTCAAGATCCAATGAGAAAGCTCTCATCTTGGAACCAAGATGATGACACTCCCTGCAACTGGTTCGGTGTCAAATGCAACCCGAGATCCAACAGGGTTGCGGAGCTCACTCTTGATGGGCTCTCTCTATCAGGTCGGATCGGCCGTGGCCTCTTACAGCTCCAGTTCCTCCACAAACTCTCTCTATCAAGGAACAACCTTACTGGTAGCATCAATCCTAACCTTACTCGCCTTGAATACCTTAGAATCATTGATTTAAGTGAGAACAGCTTCTCCGGGACAATATCGGAAGACTTTTTCAAGGAATGTGCGGCTTTGAGGGATCTTTCTTTGGCTAACAATAAGTTTTCAGGGAAGATTCCAGGTTCTTTGAGCTCATGTGCTAGTCTCGCATCTATAAACTTGAGTTCGAATCAGTTTACTGGGTCTTTGCCGGCTGGGATTTGGGGTTTGAATGGATTGAGGTCACTTGATTTGTCTGGTAATTTGCTGGATGGTGAGATTCCCAAAGGGATTGAAGTTTTGAACAATTTGAGGAGGATTAACTTAAGCAAGAATCGGTTTAATGGGGAGGTTCCAAGTGGGATTGGAAGCTGTTCGTTGTTGAGGTCTGTTGATTTCAGTGAGAATATGCTTTCTGGGCACATTCCAGACACAATGCAGAAGCTTGGCTTGTGTGATTATTTGAGTTTGAGTAGCAACATGTTTGCTGGTGAGGTTCCAAACTGGATTGGTGAACTGAATCTCCTGGTGACTCTGGATCTTTCTGGGAATAGATTTTCGGGTCAGGTTCCAATTTCAATTGGGAAACTTCAATTATTGAAGGTGTTGAATTTGTCTGCAAATGGTTTAAGTGGGAATTTGCCAGAATCTATGGCCAATTGTGGAAACCTTTTGGCTTTGGATTTTAGCCAGAATTTGCTGAGTGGTGACCTTCCTACATGGATTTTTGGTTCAACGTTGGAGAAAGTTTTGCATTTGGAGAATAAGCTTAGTGGAAAATTTAGCTCTGCTCCAAAGCTTCAAGTCCTGGATTTATCACACAATGATTTTTCTGGCAAGATTGCATCTTCCATCGGGGTTTTAAGCAGCTTGCAGTTCTTGAATCTGTCAAAAAACTCCATCTCTGGTCCTGTTCCGGGAACTTTTGGAGATCTGAAGGAATTGGATATTCTTGATTTGAGTGATAACAAGCTAAATGGTAGCATTCCTACGGAAATTGGAGGAGCTTTTGCTTTGAAGGAACTGAGACTGGAGAGGAACTCACTGTCGGGGCAAATCCCAGATTCAATAGGGAACTGTTCTTCATTAATGACTTT AATCCTATCTCAAAACAACTTGGCTGGAACAATACCTGCAGCAATAGCAAAACTTGGAAACCTAAAAGATGTGGACCTGTCTTTAAACAGCCTCACTGGCAGCCTACCCAAGCAGTTGGCAAATCTTCCCAATCTCTTCTCCTTTAACATTTCCCACAACAATTTGCAAGGTGAACTACCTGCAGGAGTTTTCTTTAACACTATATCACCTTCATCTGTCTCTGGAAATCCATCTCTTTGTGGCGCTGCAGTCAATAAGTCTTGCCCTGCGGTCCTTCCCAAACCCATTGTTCTCAATCCAAACTCTTCTTCTGATTCTACTCCGGGCTCACTCCCTCAAAATCCTGGTCACAAAAGAATCATTCTAAGCATATCTGCTCTCATTGCCATTGGTGCTGCTGCTGTCATTGTTGTTGGTGTGATTGCCATCACCGTGCTTAATCTCCGTGTTCGGTCATCAACATCTCGATCTGCAGCTGCTCTCACGTTATCCGCAGGTGATGGCTTTAGTGATTCTCCCACTACAGATGCCAACTCTGGAAAACTTGTCATGTTTACTGGAAAGCCTGACTTTAGCACAGGAGCACATGCTCTGCTCAACAAGGATTGTGAACTTGGGAGAGGTGGGTTTGGAGCAGTCTACCAGACTGTCCTCAGAGATGGTCATCCCGTTGCAATCAAAAAGCTCACTGTCTCGAGTCTTGTCAAGTCTCAAGAAGATTTTGAAAGAGAAGTTAAGAAATTGGGGAAAATCAGGCACCAAAACCTTGTGGCACTTGAAGGTTATTACTGGACTCAATCCTTGCAGCTTCTCATATATGAGTTTGTCTCTGGTGGTAGTTTGTATAAGCATCTGCACGAAGGATCAGGCGGTCATTTTCTGTCATGGAATGAGAGGTTCAACATAATTCTAGGGACTGCAAAAAGCTTGGCTCATTTGCATCAGTCTAACATTATCCACTACAACATAAAATCAAGCAATGTCCTTCTCGACAGTTCAGGTGAACCAAAAGTAGGTGATTTTGGCCTAGCAAGGCTTTTGCCAATGCTAGACCGTTATGTTTTAAGCAGCAAAATTCAGAGTGCGCTTGGCTACATGGCACCAGAATTTGCCTGTAGAACAGTAAAGATAACTGAGAAATGCGACGTGTATGGTTTTGGGGTTTTGGTTCTGGAGATTGTTACTGGCAAGAGACCCGTCGAATACATGGAAGATGATGTGGTTGTGCTTTGTGACATGGTTAGAGGAGCATTGGAGGAAGGCAGGGTGGAAGAATGTGTTGATGGGAGGCTCATGGGGAATTTCCCAGCAGATGAGGTGGTTCCAGTCATGAAGTTGGGTTTGATTTGCACATTGCAGGTTCCATCAAACCGGCCAGACATGGGAGAGGTAATTAATATATTAGACCTGATCAGATGTCCTTCAGAGGGACAAGAGGATTCAGGATGA
- the LOC118035975 gene encoding tRNA-aminoacylation cofactor arc1 isoform X2, whose product MGLQRKQIISSALSKHLSLSPEAPLGDLGEYDIKSLYLNILKSSGKRSPSKESEAVMKWISFAEIFPIDSSTCFDALSGLNKDLALNSVLLGNGLTPSEADIIVFSVIHSSVIGLSHLERGKLVHVMRWMDYIQNKVDFGKLFEKVLLEKGAFELQGIKGDAKSETDTNAKKTVENTKNKEKSEADPSTKKSDVGNKSTGKKESAQEKKKPSETEAGEKDKELSVSLLNIQVGLIRKAWKHPSADSLLVEEIDIGDAKLRQVVSGLAKFCSPDDLTNRRVVLITNVKPGKLRDVMSEGLVLCASNEDHTIVEPLLPPEGAKIGERVSFLGIDGKPEDVLNPKKKQLEKITPNLFSDDKGVATFKGIPFMTSGGPCTSSIPKASIK is encoded by the exons ATGGGTTTGCAAagaaagcaaataatatcatcaGCTCTTAGCAAGCACCTCTCTTTATCTCCT GAAGCTCCTTTAGGTGACCTTGGAGAGTATGATATTAAGAGTTTGTATTTGAACATTTTGAAGTCATCAGGAAAAAGGTCCCCATCAAAAGAGAGTGAGGCG GTGATGAAATGGATAAGCTTTGCAGAGATTTTTCCAATAGATTCTTCGACATGCTTTGATGCTCTCAGTGGGTTGAACAAAGACTTGGCTCTGAATTCTGTGCTTTTGGGCAATGGATTGACACCCTCTGAAGCtgatattatagttttttcagTAATACATTCATCTGTG ATTGGCCTTTCACATTTAGAGAGGGGAAAGTTGGTGCATGTAATGAGATGGATGGATTACATCCAG AACAAGGTAGACTTTGGGAAACTATTTGAAAAGGTTTTGCTAGAAAAGGGTGCATTTGAACTTCAG GGAATAAAAGGTGATGCTAAATCAGAAACAGATACAAATGCAAAAAAGACCGTGGAAAACActaagaacaaagaaaaatcgGAAGCAGACCCAAGTACGAAGAAAAGTGATGTTGGG AATAAGTCTACTGGAAAAAAAGAATCTgctcaagagaagaagaaaccaTCTGAAACTGAAGCAGGTGAGAAAGACAAAGAACTAAGTGTCAGTTTACTGAATATACAAGTTGGTCTTATTCGCAAAGCATGGAAGCATCCCTCTGCTGACAG TTTACTGGTTGAGGAGATAGATATTGGAGATGCTAAATTGAGGCAGGTAGTCAGTGGTTTGGCGAAGTTTTGTAGTCCGGATGACTTGACG AACCGCCGAGTTGTCTTGATTACAAATGTTAAACCTGGAAAGCTACGAGATGTGATGTCAGAAGGCCTG GTACTTTGTGCATCTAATGAGGATCACACCATTGTAGAGCCTTTGTTGCCTCCAGAAGGTGCCAAAATTGGAGAACGTGTGTCATTCTTGGG GATTGATGGGAAGCCAGAAGATGTTCTTAACCCAAAAAAGAAGCAGTTAGAGAAAATAACACCG AATCTTTTCTCGGATGACAAGGGTGTGGCCACATTTAAGGGAATACCATTTATGACATCTGGTGGGCCGTGTACATCATCCATTCCGAAGGCAAGCATCAAATGA
- the LOC118035975 gene encoding tRNA-aminoacylation cofactor arc1 isoform X1 — protein sequence MGLQRKQIISSALSKHLSLSPEAPLGDLGEYDIKSLYLNILKSSGKRSPSKESEAVMKWISFAEIFPIDSSTCFDALSGLNKDLALNSVLLGNGLTPSEADIIVFSVIHSSVIGLSHLERGKLVHVMRWMDYIQNKVDFGKLFEKVLLEKGAFELQLQGIKGDAKSETDTNAKKTVENTKNKEKSEADPSTKKSDVGNKSTGKKESAQEKKKPSETEAGEKDKELSVSLLNIQVGLIRKAWKHPSADSLLVEEIDIGDAKLRQVVSGLAKFCSPDDLTNRRVVLITNVKPGKLRDVMSEGLVLCASNEDHTIVEPLLPPEGAKIGERVSFLGIDGKPEDVLNPKKKQLEKITPNLFSDDKGVATFKGIPFMTSGGPCTSSIPKASIK from the exons ATGGGTTTGCAAagaaagcaaataatatcatcaGCTCTTAGCAAGCACCTCTCTTTATCTCCT GAAGCTCCTTTAGGTGACCTTGGAGAGTATGATATTAAGAGTTTGTATTTGAACATTTTGAAGTCATCAGGAAAAAGGTCCCCATCAAAAGAGAGTGAGGCG GTGATGAAATGGATAAGCTTTGCAGAGATTTTTCCAATAGATTCTTCGACATGCTTTGATGCTCTCAGTGGGTTGAACAAAGACTTGGCTCTGAATTCTGTGCTTTTGGGCAATGGATTGACACCCTCTGAAGCtgatattatagttttttcagTAATACATTCATCTGTG ATTGGCCTTTCACATTTAGAGAGGGGAAAGTTGGTGCATGTAATGAGATGGATGGATTACATCCAG AACAAGGTAGACTTTGGGAAACTATTTGAAAAGGTTTTGCTAGAAAAGGGTGCATTTGAACTTCAG TTGCAGGGAATAAAAGGTGATGCTAAATCAGAAACAGATACAAATGCAAAAAAGACCGTGGAAAACActaagaacaaagaaaaatcgGAAGCAGACCCAAGTACGAAGAAAAGTGATGTTGGG AATAAGTCTACTGGAAAAAAAGAATCTgctcaagagaagaagaaaccaTCTGAAACTGAAGCAGGTGAGAAAGACAAAGAACTAAGTGTCAGTTTACTGAATATACAAGTTGGTCTTATTCGCAAAGCATGGAAGCATCCCTCTGCTGACAG TTTACTGGTTGAGGAGATAGATATTGGAGATGCTAAATTGAGGCAGGTAGTCAGTGGTTTGGCGAAGTTTTGTAGTCCGGATGACTTGACG AACCGCCGAGTTGTCTTGATTACAAATGTTAAACCTGGAAAGCTACGAGATGTGATGTCAGAAGGCCTG GTACTTTGTGCATCTAATGAGGATCACACCATTGTAGAGCCTTTGTTGCCTCCAGAAGGTGCCAAAATTGGAGAACGTGTGTCATTCTTGGG GATTGATGGGAAGCCAGAAGATGTTCTTAACCCAAAAAAGAAGCAGTTAGAGAAAATAACACCG AATCTTTTCTCGGATGACAAGGGTGTGGCCACATTTAAGGGAATACCATTTATGACATCTGGTGGGCCGTGTACATCATCCATTCCGAAGGCAAGCATCAAATGA
- the LOC118035974 gene encoding two-component response regulator ARR17 has protein sequence MDGGGGSRENVTAGGAYTEELHVLAVDDSLVDRKLVERLLKNSSCKVTTAENGLRALEYLGLGDEKRTSLEDNVSKVNLIITDYCMPGMTGYELLKKIKESSILKEIPVVIMSSENIPTRINKCLEEGAQMFMLKPLKQSDVVKLRCNLMNCRS, from the exons ATGGATGGTGGTGGTGGGTCAAGGGAGAATGTGACGGCGGGGGGAGCATATACGGAAGAACTCCATGTTTTAGCTGTTGATGACAGTCTCGTTGATCGAAAACTGGTGGAAAGACTGCTCAAGAACTCTTCCTGCAAGG TGACTACTGCGGAGAATGGGCTGAGGGCGTTGGAGTATTTGGGCTTGGGAGATGAGAAAAGGACTTCCTTGGAGGATAAT GTCTCAAAGgtgaatttaataattacagATTATTGCATGCCAGGAATGACAGGGTATGAGCTCCTCAAGAAAATAAAG GAATCGTCAATTCTGAAGGAGATTCCTGTTGTGATTATGTCTTCTGAGAATATCCCAACCCGTATTAACAA GTGCTTAGAGGAAGGAGCTCAGATGTTCATGCTAAAGCCCCTCAAACAATCAGATGTGGTGAAATTGAGATGTAATTTGATGAACTGCAGAAgttaa